One window from the genome of Pedobacter schmidteae encodes:
- a CDS encoding DUF3817 domain-containing protein: protein MNTLSIFRKVAVAEGISYVLLVFIAMPLKYWAEMPLAVKYTGWAHGLLFMLYVVLLIMAWVEYKWSFKKSALIGVASLLPFAPFWVDKKLKEDNSNKSW from the coding sequence ATGAACACATTATCAATTTTTAGAAAAGTAGCCGTAGCTGAAGGAATTTCTTATGTGCTGTTGGTATTTATTGCGATGCCTTTAAAGTATTGGGCCGAGATGCCGCTGGCAGTTAAGTATACAGGTTGGGCACATGGCTTACTGTTTATGCTTTATGTAGTGCTTTTAATTATGGCCTGGGTAGAATATAAATGGAGCTTTAAAAAATCGGCTTTGATTGGTGTGGCTTCACTACTGCCTTTTGCCCCATTTTGGGTGGATAAAAAACTTAAAGAAGATAATTCAAATAAAAGTTGGTAA
- a CDS encoding winged helix-turn-helix domain-containing protein, protein MRDSLILLSGKRKYLFALILFSFISVICVAFSMTGDNDFAVARREILLRRIGHELLLQSGDSTSRVLPIEKVAKNEYLIRFEKDLTFQPDSLVNTTQRLLAKDPLAGDYVVSIRKCGSTGVAYGFAISNNKKDDIIACYGRVQPIACYMISIKFKPEGITIAGYLVGGLPFLAFLGFILLRSAKTRSVLNNGQLTHKFTLGSIMFDAQERQLFINKGTIDLTATETRLLRIFASSPNETIQRSRLQKEIWEDEGVIVGRSLDMFISKLRKKLEPDPHINIIVIRGKGYKLEISS, encoded by the coding sequence ATGCGTGATAGCCTAATCCTCCTTTCCGGAAAACGCAAATACCTGTTCGCATTAATACTGTTCTCGTTTATCTCTGTGATCTGCGTGGCTTTTAGTATGACCGGCGATAACGACTTTGCTGTCGCCAGAAGGGAAATTTTGCTCCGCAGGATCGGACATGAACTGCTTTTACAATCTGGCGATAGCACATCCAGGGTACTCCCCATAGAAAAGGTCGCCAAAAATGAATACCTGATCAGGTTTGAGAAGGATCTTACTTTTCAACCAGATTCCCTGGTCAATACTACCCAGCGTCTTTTAGCAAAAGATCCGCTCGCAGGTGATTATGTTGTTAGCATTCGGAAGTGTGGCAGTACCGGTGTAGCCTATGGATTCGCTATATCTAACAATAAAAAGGATGATATTATAGCTTGTTACGGAAGAGTGCAACCCATAGCATGCTACATGATCTCCATTAAATTTAAACCCGAAGGAATAACTATAGCCGGATATCTGGTGGGCGGCTTGCCCTTTTTAGCATTTCTTGGTTTTATTCTTTTGAGGTCTGCTAAGACACGCAGCGTTTTAAATAATGGTCAGCTTACTCATAAATTCACTTTGGGATCAATTATGTTTGATGCGCAGGAAAGGCAGCTGTTCATAAATAAAGGGACTATAGACCTGACTGCCACTGAAACGCGGCTGCTGCGTATTTTTGCATCATCTCCAAACGAGACTATTCAAAGAAGCCGGCTGCAGAAAGAGATATGGGAGGATGAAGGTGTTATTGTGGGGCGCAGTCTGGATATGTTCATCTCAAAACTTAGAAAGAAACTGGAACCCGATCCTCATATTAACATTATTGTTATACGTGGCAAAGGATATAAGCTGGAAATCAGTTCTTAA